One region of Culex pipiens pallens isolate TS chromosome 2, TS_CPP_V2, whole genome shotgun sequence genomic DNA includes:
- the LOC120427862 gene encoding uncharacterized protein LOC120427862 isoform X3 has product MDKDGDKKGGDKKGGQSGAGLGGAAGGPDPASLLDAASLFAYWGRDPSAMAAAASNSALFGSQFGMPGGLGGLMPNAAAAAAAAAAATGASGSDRFQMGQHPNTMAVAASQAASLAGLHNSWWSMAQLAAQDYFARLQASGMAGQMPFPHGADLASAFPGGLGGLGAMGGAGAGGGAGSGGAGGAGGGGGGGSNGKGGGGGKGKKRDRSSNSNSSNASSTGGAGGGGGAGGANSVGGYKNSSSPSVSQAAAAAAYKQSLYSQATLHKELMAITAAAAAAQQSPSGNSGGGGGGGGGGGGSSKSKSSSGGSNRGSSGGSSNDILSMTRGSSASPSVNSSKSQGPSPSVTISASNMSGGNHLQGMGGGRSGKDGKGAGQNMAADLGLSASMNALNTLSQFGNMDLSSPQNVTATMNALAASSAKAKDYMSSGILNDPSSLLGVRLPPDTEIIKYTSSIVGGGPKGSNNSNNSGNSGGGGSSRNRNKNKTAPIEESSLFAQLHGMSTAKRARMDPNDYSGGQGTTGTSGGTLTSGSGSGGNNDRIEVIKLPPTITSNGVYNTGKGKDSMADQINDWAGLNLSGKGSSAMANSLAAAAAAVAAEAQDDAPLNLSMKSSKSDSRASPAPSPAGSGSTPSANSLQSLSTITAALGGSGGNDTPRSRRKSNNKNRSSAAAAAAMADAASSLAAAAGSASGANNNSSISSLLMAAGSGSGANAGNGTQPAGGSSASGGAAATTAGGNGSGANNHLAAQLGLNSSLSELLKISNYEEYDYAGLSGSQFKEGRPRNLGRGVSKPKKNTVASLLAQSRAVGSKPLTAQQLLTQEAEIEKLRQAMIEASQSMESTSNTNTDTESVAESGMSESEGEEQINVKELRVPLEKGWRRETVIRGLTKNGQIKGDVFYYPPQSLNKMKGMNQVQLYLDQFKPKDLTRDNFSFSAKAIVGTFLQPAPPPYATDGEYIKMTDVEVARRLEELKMFTRHTALGVEQRIEIAKQQQALRDAKKMAKDEISKNKEKARQAKEIERNERLEQQRKERELKNQQAMEAKRKREEELARQKAEEAARKQQELAKQKELMYAVEMERERRRQHMTLIKQLELRRKFEEKEKKKHQVILDKLIQREKKLTMRKRDTSILQELRKPQEDTEIGDQPVLPNLPRIPGLKLTGTGFADLLMVFEFLHNFGETLGFSESTDMEALPTLQSLHSALTCENAIEAEEELLSVMTHLLVCAIEDPGIPNPGRHTTLLGQTLRQADITHSNVSEILRIYLYAVAHGEVKQQSGISLERERERHHLPTEEDIKTASDKNRQFYELLSENLRYKLSELLKDKPFVALNPTTKVQILAMLCNDLLLNKAVCKQIEGSLETQAQLKKERYLLDNKIRKYKMLVARKQRLEQYEKAQAAALEKSLQMKAAEEAKRAEEAAAAAAAAEGIVIAPPTGEDNQAAQTQPQQTGEEKTEGGEGEVLDATAPPTTDSAPVPAEVEQNHKDETVLNPSQESLPPLNNGTITPMEDSPIKAPPTPHQLEESKSKELSFSEMGEHAPGGDVDHSFSKSMTMHHEHAPSERNDDDNSDLESEGTQLEEDEDAHLTAEEAQRKYDKILETSFQNKSQLEYALNQLRVKCFGQDRYWRRYWCLPKCGGVYVEAMESAQPDVCKYECALEEAHASQEAAKAEAAAAEEAAAAAAAEAVADAADEAEGIPRFIPTIADIVKRDRDKNKENKDANEFPSHHIGGLEERKRKRSGRSKKKHDFFNQECTNDSESQDVQDEDNSRTSFSNCEETRTDSQSEAEHAPAPVTPVAPPVIEEPPKPVIPPPVPMVQEPPVPPPIMLGAAKKKREDDHLMDIEDSIPTAILVQKGNNHDETKIVEVNNQIGGVNLNSSRGPQEDNDVQLVQEETPTITIPDDDTESGDQPLRETEQPAGLTTNGGGGGVGDAGSNCDIKPKLENGEIGADEEMELGEIKSEERIKKELNSDQPMDRWFSIVDKELPLASTECPLPSIKGTTPSSVARQVYTNITCREICQIQGNRWDIGNNIQFFSVPLEKMVEIHFKNESILSLSGLDEEEMADVIAKKIKLEPTAESDTKPTLIPKRESIDESQLDVKPDVKQEGEAEEYGTFSLPAYMTLTLSNLTAYVQCDQFQPLQMTPEEERQLEEVKARGTLAKPEVKHVPKDLRHGWWKINDIEELNELIKSLNPRGVRERSLRQSLLESLQESVNLSTPFPVAHPRAPITNWTESEAWNAWNPAIARRVEIALLDQIEAMEDKVASASMQMKGWQVPQRDGDSDNGIVEDVSIEMLRERIAGLESAIERRYLKPPLGINTTEAQMAVIAQQEAHHHATMNSSNCSNSSEDENIPKGLMSWRDAVERSVTTAQLSMALYVLESCVAWDKSIMKANCQFCQSGEQEDKLLLCDGCDRGYHTYCFKPRMDKIPDGDWYCFECKNKATGDRKCIVCGGLRPPPLGKMVYCELCPRAYHQDCYIPPMLKYPRGKWYCTNCIGKAPPKKKPQRKPKEKSSNHNTSLNQSSLSNQSANQSLNSSHEEIPQQTSATAPCPMTSPTSATNPCGGVAGLQTTTGTAATLGTTPLSPAHSVASTTTTTTTHEEPLSTAATTASTATNPADFSQMTMPTPTPPAIAFPQYANLEGTPVSSVLNSFQLPPPPSTATTFDAQQQHYQQYYQSQQQQQQQYYPDYVPESQPPSSQSQPDSGAAAAVNTSMDNTASSLNASSLGSNDDSTTADHQPQEQHGAAVPSTPTSGGYSPSGSTSYDEQHNSEKPQQPQHQESSSSEEQQPVPAPALTSSSSSSSSSHKKDKKDRDEAREQAKKEKKATKKLMKELAPCKAVLEEMEVHEDSWPFLLPVNTKQFPTYRKVIKNPMDLSTIKKRLQDMVYKSRDDFIGDVRQIFDNCEMFNEDDSPVGTAGHGMRKYFEQRWAELTEKHSGSS; this is encoded by the exons AACTCATCCTCCCCATCGGTATCGCAAGCCGCGGCAGCGGCCGCCTACAAGCAATCCCTCTACAGCCAAGCCACTCTGCACAAAGAACTGATGGCCATTACGGCGGCGGCAGCCGCTGCCCAGCAAAGCCCTTCCGGCAACAGTGGAggaggtggtggcggcggcggaggTGGAGGCGGTTCATCCAAGTCAAAGTCCTCTTCCGGAGGAAGCAATCGCGGCAGCTCGGGAGGCAGCTCCAACGACATCCTCTCGATGACGCGCGGCTCTTCGGCGTCGCCGTCGGTCAACTCGTCCAAATCGCAAGGCCCCTCGCCGAGTGTCACAATCAGTGCCAGCAACATGTCGGGTGGGAATCACCTGCAGGGGATGGGCGGCGGTAGGTCCGGGAAGGACGGGAAGGGTGCTGGTCAGAACATGGCGGCGGATTTGGGGCTGAGCGCGTCGATGAACGCGCTGAACACGCTGTCGCAGTTCGGGAACATGGATCTGAGCTCGCCGCAGAACGTGACGGCCACGATGAACGCGCTGGCCGCGAGTTCGGCCAAGGCCAAGGACTACATGTCGTCGGGGATATTGAA tgATCCGTCTTCGTTGCTTGGAGTCCGGCTGCCGCCGGATACGGAGATCATCAAGTACACCAGCTCGATCGTGGGCGGAGGTCCCAAGGGTtcgaacaacagcaacaacagtgGAAATAGTGGAGGTGGTGGAAGTAGTCGTAACCGGAACAAGAACAAGACCGCTCCAATTGAGGAAAGTTCGCTGTTTGCTCAGCTGCATGGAATGAGTACGGCCAAGCGGGCACGAATGGATCCGAATGACTATAGTGGCGGACAGGGGACGACTGGTACGAGTGGAGGAACGTTGACTTCGGGTAGTGGAAGTGGTGGTAACAACGACCGAATCGAGGTGATTAAGCTACCTCCGACGATCACGTCGAACGGGGTGTACAACACGGGAAAAG GAAAAGACTCGATGGCCGACCAGATCAATGACTGGGCCGGACTGAATCTCAGCGGAAAAGGTTCGTCGGCGATGGCGAATTCGCTGGCCGCGGCGGCAGCTGCCGTGGCCGCCGAGGCCCAGGACGACGCACCGCTCAACCTGTCCATGAAGTCGTCCAAGTCGGATAGCCGCGCCTCGCCGGCACCTTCCCCGGCCGGTTCGGGCTCCACGCCCAGTGCCAACAGCTTGCAGAGCTTGAGCACGATCACGGCCGCGCTCGGAGGTTCCGGTGGCAACGATACGCCACGAT CTCGTCGCAAGTCCAACAATAAGAACCGCTCGTCTGCGGCGGCCGCGGCCGCAATGGCCGACGCCGCGTCTTCGCTGGCGGCCGCTGCTGGCAGTGCTTCCGGggccaacaacaacagcagtatCAGTTCGCTCCTGATGGCTGCCGGCAGTGGCAGCGGTGCCAACGCCGGCAACGGAACTCAACCGGCCGGCGGAAGTTCTGCCTCCGGAGGGGCGGCTGCGACGACCGCCGGTGGTAACGGAAGCGGTGCCAACAATCATCTCGCCGCCCAGCTGGGCCTGAACAGCTCGCTGTCCGAGCTGTTGAAGATCTCCAACTATGAGGAGTACGATTACGCGGGCCTCTCCGGAT CCCAATTCAAGGAGGGTCGACCGCGCAACCTCGGCCGTGGTGTGTCCAAACCCAAGAAGAACACCGTGGCGTCCCTGTTGGCGCAGAGCCGGGCCGTCGGCTCGAAACCGCTGACGGCGCAGCAACTGCTCACCCAGGAAGCTGAAATT GAAAAACTCCGCCAGGCAATGATCGAAGCTAGTCAATCGATGGAGAGTACGTCCAACACCAACACCGACACCGAGAGCGTCGCCGAGTCCGGCATGTCCGAGTCCGAGGGCGAGGAGCAGATCAACGTGAAGGAGCTGCGCGTCCCGCTCGAGAAGGGCTGGCGCCGCGAAACCGTCATCCGCGGGCTCACCAAGAACGGCCAGATCAAGGGCGACGTGTTTTACTACCCGCCGCAGAGCCTCAACAAGATGAAGGGCATGAACCAGGTGCAGCTG TACCTGGACCAGTTCAAGCCCAAGGACCTCACCCGGGACAACTTTAGCTTCTCCGCGAAAGCGATCGTCGGGACGTTCCTGCAGCCGGCGCCCCCACCGTACGCCACCGACGGCGAGTACATCAAGATGACCGACGTGGAGGTGGCGCGCCGCCTCGAGGAGCTCAAGATGTTCACGCGCCACACGGCGCTCGGCGTGGAGCAGCGCATCGAGATCGCCAAACAGCAGCAGGCGCTGCGCGACGCCAAGAAGATGGCCAAGGACGAGATCAGCAAGAACAAAGAGAAG GCTCGTCAGGCAAAGGAAATTGAGCGCAACGAACGGCTCGAACAGCAGCGCAAGGAACGGGAACTGAAGAATCAGCAAGCGATGGAG GCTAAACGAAAGCGAGAGGAAGAGCTCGCCCGCCAAAAAGCCGAAGAAGCTGCCCGGAAGCAACAG GAACTCGCCAAACAGAAAGAGCTGATGTACGCCGTTGAAATG gagCGAGAACGACGACGCCAGCACATGACGTTGATCAAGCAGCTCGAACTTCGTCGAAAGTTTGAGGAGAAGGAAAAGAAGAAGCATCAG GTCATCCTGGACAAGCTGATTCAGCGCGAGAAGAAGCTGACGATGCGCAAGCGGGACACCAGCATTCTTCAGGAACTGAG AAAACCCCAAGAGGACACGGAAATCGGTGACCAACCGGTGCTGCCCAACCTGCCGCGAATCCCGGGGCTCAAGCTGACTGGCACCGGCTTCGCCGACCTGCTGATGGTTTTTGAGTTCTTGCACAACTTTGGCGAGACGCTCGGCTTTAGCGAGTCCACCG ACATGGAAGCCCTTCCAACGCTCCAGTCGCTCCACTCAGCTCTCACCTGCGAAAACGCAATCGAAGCCGAGGAAGAGCTGCTTTCCGTGATGACGCACCTGCTCGTCTGTGCCATCGAAGATCCGGGCATTCCGAACCCGGGTCGGCACACGACGCTGCTCGGCCAAACCCTGCGCCAGGCGGACATTACCCACTCGAACGTGTCGGAGATCCTGCGGATATACCTGTATGCGGTGGCTCACGGCGAGGTCAAGCAGCAGAGTGGAATCAGCTtggagcgcgagcgcgagcggcATCACCTGCCCACCGAGGAGGACATCAAGACGGCCAGCGACAAGAACAGGCAGTTTTACGAGCTGCTTTCGGAGAACCTGCGGTACAAGCTGTCGGAGCTGCTCAAAGACAAACCGTTTGTGGCGCTGAACCCGACGACGAAGGTGCAGATCCTGGCCATGTTGTGCAACGATTTGCTGCTGAACAAGGCGGTTTGCAAGCAGATCGAGGGAAGTCTGGAGACGCAGGCCCAGCTGAAGAAGGAGCGCTACCTGCTGGATAACAAAATCAGGAAGTACAAGATGTTGGTTGCGAGGAAGCAACGGCTGGAGCAGTACGAGAAGGCTCAAGCTGCTGCGCTGGAAAAGTCCCTGCAGATGAAGGCTGCCGAGGAGGCGAAGCGGGCAGAGGAAGCGGCAGCGGCTGCAGCCGCGGCGGAAGGAATCGTCATCGCTCCACCGACTGGAGAAGACAATCAGGCGGCTCAGACGCAACCGCAGCAAACAGGGGAGGAAAAGACTGAAGGAGGCGAGGGTGAAGTTCTGGACGCAACGGCACCACCGACGACCGATTCTGCGCCAGTTCCGGCCGAGGTCGAGCAGAACCACAAAGACGAAACGGTGCTGAATCCTAGCCAAGAATCTCTTCCACCGCTCAACAACGGTACAATCACCCCGATGGAGGACAGTCCCATCAAAGCCCCACCAACGCCACACCAACTCGAGGAGTCAAAGTCCAAAGAGTTGAGCTTCTCCGAGATGGGTGAGCACGCACCCGGTGGCGACGTTGACCATTCGTTCTCCAAGTCGATGACGATGCACCACGAGCATGCGCCGAGTGAGcgcaacgacgacgacaacagCGACCTGGAAAGCGAGGGAACGCAACTGGAGGAGGACGAGGACGCGCATCTGACGGCCGAGGAGGCCCAGCGGAAGTACGACAAGATCCTGGAGACGTCGTTCCAGAACAAGAGTCAGCTGGAGTACGCGTTGAACCAACTCCGGGTCAAGTGCTTCGGCCAGGATCGCTACTGGCGCCGGTACTGGTGTCTGCCCAAGTGTGGCGGAGTGTACGTCGAGGCGATGGAGTCGGCCCAACCGGATGTGTGCAAATACGAGTGTGCCCTCGAGGAGGCTCATGCTAGTCAGGAAGCGGCCAAGGCAGAAGCTGCTGCGGCTGAAGAAGCGGCTGCAGCTGCCGCGGCCGAAGCCGTTGCAGATGCGGCGGACGAAGCTGAGGGTATTCCGCGGTTCATCCCCACGATAGCGGACATTGTGAAGCGCGACCGGGACAAGAACAAGGAGAACAAAGACGCGAATGAGTTCCCGTCGCACCACATCGGTGGGCTTGAAGAGCGAAAGCGGAAGCGAAGTGGTCGGAGTAAAAAGAAGCACGACTTCTTCAACCAGGAGTGCACGAACGACAGCGAATCGCAGGACGTGCAGGATGAGGACAACTCACGGACCAGTTTCAGCAACTGCGAGGAAACTCGAACGGATTCGCAGTCCGAGGCGGAGCACGCACCGGCTCCGGTCACTCCAGTCGCACCACCGGTAATCGAGGAACCTCCAAAGCCCGTGATTCCACCACCGGTACCGATGGTCCAGGAACCTCCAGTCCCACCGCCGATCATGCTGGGAGCAGCGAAGAAGAAGCGCGAAGACGATCACCTGATGGACATCGAAGACTCGATCCCGACGGCGATTCTAGTACAAAAGGGCAACAACCACGACGAGACGAAGATTGTCGAGGTGAACAATCAAATTGGCGGCGTCAACTTGAACAGCAGCCGAGGGCCGCAGGAAGACAACGACGTCCAGCTGGTGCAGGAAGAAACCCCCACGATCACCATTCCGGACGACGACACCGAGAGTGGCGATCAGCCGTTGCGCGAAACCGAACAGCCAGCGGGACTGACGACAAACGGTGGCGGTGGAGGCGTCGGCGACGCCGGCAGCAACTGTGATATTAAGCCAAAGCTGGAGAACGGCGAAATTGGCGCTGACGAGGAGATGGAACTCGGCGAGATCAAATCCGAGGAGCGTATCAAGAAGGAACTCAACTCGGACCAACCCATGGACCGGTGGTTCTCAATCGTGGACAAGGAACTTCCACTCGCTAGTACCGAGTGTCCGCTGCCGTCGATCAAGGGCACCACGCCGTCGTCCGTCGCCCGCCAAGTGTATACGAACATTACCTGTCGGGAGATTTGCCAGATCCAGGGCAACCGATGGGACATCGGCAACAACATTCAGTTCTTCAGCGTGCCGCTGGAAAAGATGGTTGAGATTCACTTTAAAAATGAATCGATCCTGTCGCTTTCCGGCCTCGACGAGGAAGAAATGGCCGATGTGATCGCTAAGAAGATCAAGCTGGAACCAACGGCGGAGTCGGACACGAAGCCAACGTTGATCCCGAAGCGGGAATCGATCGATGAAAGTCAGCTGGACGTTAAACCCGATGTCAAGCAGGAAGGCGAAGCCGAAGAGTACGGAACGTTCTCCCTGCCCGCGTACATGACGCTAACGCTCAGCAACCTGACCGCGTACGTCCAGTGCGACCAGTTCCAACCGCTGCAGATGACCCCCGAAGAGGAGCGCCAGCTTGAAGAGGTAAAAGCGCGTGGAACCCTAGCGAAACCCGAAGTCAAACACGTCCCCAAGGACCTCCGCCACGGCTGGTGGAAAATCAACGACATCGAAGAGCTGAACGAACTGATCAAGTCTCTAAACCCTCGAGGAGTCCGCGAGCGATCTCTCCGCCAAAGTCTGCTCGAGTCCCTCCAGGAAAGCGTCAACCTGTCAACGCCCTTCCCGGTGGCCCACCCCCGCGCCCCCATCACCAACTGGACCGAGTCGGAGGCGTGGAACGCGTGGAACCCGGCCATCGCTCGGCGCGTCGAGATCGCTCTGCTCGATCAGATCGAAGCCATGGAGGACAAGGTCGCTTCGGCGTCGATGCAGATGAAGGGCTGGCAGGTGCCGCAGCGGGACGGCGACAGCGACAACGGCATCGTCGAGGACGTCAGCATCGAAATGCTGCGCGAGCGCATCGCCGGCCTCGAATCCGCCATCGAACGGCGCTACCTCAAGCCACCGCTCGGCATCAA CACGACCGAGGCCCAGATGGCAGTGATTGCCCAGCAGGAAGCGCACCACCACGCGACGATGAACTCGTCCAACTGCTCAAACAGCTCCGAGGATGAAAACATTCCGAAAG GTCTCATGTCCTGGCGCGACGCCGTGGAACGATCGGTCACTACCGCCCAGCTGTCGATGGCACTGTACGTGCTCGAGTCGTGCGTCGCCTGGGACAAGAGCATCATGAAGGCG AACTGCCAGTTCTGCCAGTCGGGCGAGCAGGAGGACAAGCTGCTGCTGTGCGACGGGTGTGACCGCGGCTACCACACGTACTGCTTCAAGCCGCGGATGGACAAGATTCCGGACGGGGATTG GTATTGCTTCGAGTGCAAAAATAAGGCCACCGGCGACCGGAAGTGCATCGTGTGCGGAGGGTTGCGGCCACCGCCGCTCGGAAAGATGGTCTACTGTGAGTTGTGCCCCCGGGCCTACCATCAGGACTGCTATATTCCGCCGATGTTGAAG TATCCTCGCGGCAAGTGGTACTGCACCAACTGCATCGGGAAGGCTCCCCCGAAGAAGAAGCCCCAGCGGAAGCCCAAGGAGAAGTCGTCCAATCACAACACGTCGCTCAACCAGTCCAGCCTGAGCAATCAGTCGGCCAACCAGTCGCTCAACTCGTCCCACGAGGAAATCCCCCAGCAGACGTCAGCCACGGCGCCCTGTCCGATGACGTCCCCTACGTCGGCCACCAACCCGTGCGGCGGAGTTGCCGGCCTACAGACGACGACGGGCACCGCCGCCACCCTTGGAACGACGCCGTTAAG TCCAGCACATTCAGTAGcatccacgacgacgacgacgacgacccatGAAGAGCCGTTGTCGACAGCGGCGACGACGGCATCGACCGCGACGAACCCAGCAGATTTCAGCCAGATGACGATGCCAACGCCAACACCGCCAGCAATTGCATTTCCGCAGTACGCGAATCTCGAGGGAACGCCCGTATCGAGCGTACTCAACAGCTTCCAACTGCCGCCGCCACCCTCGACGGCCACCACCTTCGACGCCCAGCAGCAGCACTACCAGCAGTACTATCAatctcagcagcagcagcagcaacagtatTACCCGGATTACGTTCCAGAATCTCAACCACCCTCCTCGCAATCTCAACCCGACAGCGGCGCGGCCGCCGCCGTCAACACCAGCATGGACAACACAGCGAGCAGCTTGAATGCCTCCTCGCTCGGTAGCAACGACGATTCGACGACGGCAGATCACCAACCTCAAGAGCAACACGGTGCCGCCGTGCCCTCAACGCCCACCTCGGGTGGTTATTCACCATCCGGATCGACCTCGTACGACGAGCAGCACAACTCCGAGAAGCCACAGCAGCCACAACACCAGGAATCGTCGTCCTCGGAAGAGCAACAGCCGGTGCCGGCTCCGGCGTTgacgtcctcgtcgtcgtcttcgtcgtcctcgcacaaaaaggacaaaaaggaTCGCGATGAGGCGCGCGAGCAGGCGAAGAAGGAGAAGAAGGCCACCAAGAAGCTCATGAAGGAGCTGGCGCCTTGCAAGGCGGTGCTGGAGGAGATGGAG GTCCACGAGGATTCCTGGCCGTTTCTCCTGCCCGTAAACACCAAGCAGTTCCCGACGTACCGCAAGGTCATCAAGAACCCGATGGATTTGTCGACCATCAAGAAGCGGCTGCAGGACATGGT CTACAAATCCCGCGACGACTTTATCGGCGACGTGCGCCAAATCTTCGACAACTGCGAGATGTTCAACGAGGACGACTCGCCGGTGGGCACGGCCGGCCACGGCATGCGCAAGTACTTTGAGCAGCGCTGGGCCGAACTGACGGAGAAGCACTCGGGTTCGTCATGA